A DNA window from Flavisolibacter ginsenosidimutans contains the following coding sequences:
- the rsmA gene encoding 16S rRNA (adenine(1518)-N(6)/adenine(1519)-N(6))-dimethyltransferase RsmA, with protein sequence MYTLKKSLGQHFLKDENICRRIVEELTKCSFNNLLEVGPGGGALTKYLLQLPNINFKAVEVDDEKVVFLKKTYPALEDKIIHQSFLDIDKPFAEAFTVVGNFPYNISTQILFKILEWHEDVPCVVGMFQKEVAQRVAAKEGNKVYGVTSVLVQAFYNVEYLFDVSENSFNPPPKVKSGVIRLTPRKERLDIKSRRFFFNLVKTAFNQRRKTLRNACKSLFTSEVLQEKIFDKRAEQLSIEDFALLSYKMTDGR encoded by the coding sequence ATGTACACCCTCAAAAAATCGCTGGGACAGCATTTTTTAAAAGACGAAAACATTTGCCGGCGCATTGTGGAAGAGCTTACGAAATGCTCTTTCAACAATTTGCTGGAAGTCGGTCCGGGCGGCGGTGCGCTGACGAAGTATCTTCTTCAATTGCCCAACATAAATTTCAAGGCCGTTGAAGTAGACGACGAAAAAGTTGTCTTCCTTAAAAAAACCTACCCGGCGCTTGAAGACAAAATCATCCACCAAAGTTTTCTCGACATTGACAAGCCTTTTGCTGAAGCCTTTACGGTGGTTGGCAATTTTCCGTACAACATCTCTACCCAAATTCTTTTTAAAATATTAGAATGGCACGAAGATGTGCCTTGTGTTGTGGGCATGTTTCAAAAAGAAGTGGCGCAGCGTGTGGCGGCAAAAGAAGGCAACAAAGTGTACGGCGTTACGTCGGTTTTGGTGCAGGCTTTTTACAACGTTGAATATTTATTCGACGTGAGCGAGAACAGTTTCAATCCGCCGCCCAAAGTCAAAAGCGGTGTCATTCGGCTTACGCCAAGAAAAGAGAGGCTGGACATCAAAAGCAGAAGGTTCTTTTTTAATTTGGTAAAAACAGCTTTCAACCAACGGCGAAAAACCCTGCGCAACGCCTGCAAAAGCTTGTTTACTTCCGAAGTTTTGCAGGAAAAAATATTTGACAAACGCGCCGAGCAACTAAGCATCGAAGATTTTGCTCTATTAAGCTACAAGATGACAGATGGCAGATGA